The window GCGCTCGGCGAAGAGGCGCGCCGGCTCGCGGACGTCGCGTCCGAAGAACTCCATGACCATCATGGTGCAGCCGAGCGCCACGTGCGCCTCGATCCTCTCGATGCATTGCTCGGCCGTACCCGCGATGGCGAGCGGCCCGCCGGCGCCCATGTGGCCGCCGTAGATCGCCGCGGCCTTTGCGCTCTTGGCGCGCGCGTCGGCCTCGTCGTCGCCGATCACGACGAGGCACTGCTGCGAAACGCGGATCGCCGCCGGATCGCGACCGACCGCGGCGCAGTGCTCGCGGAGCTTCGCGACCTTGGCGCCGAGGTCGTTCTGGTGGACGGCGAGGTTGTTCCAGACGTCGGCGTGGCGGGCGGCGAGCCTGAGCAGGACCTTCTCGCCGCCGCCGCCGATCAGGATCGGCGGCCGGCGCACCGGCTTCGGCTCGCAGTACGTCGCGTCGAGCCGGTAGTGCTTGCCGGCGAACGACGGTTGCGCCTCGGTCCAGAGGAGCTTCAGGATCGTCGCCGTCTCGTCGAGCTGCTCGAGGCGGTCGCGGAGCGGAGGGAACGGCATGCCGTAGCCTTCGAACTCGGACTGGAACCAGCCGCTCCCGAGGCCGACGATCGCCCGGCCGTTCGTCACGACGTCGAGCGTCGCCGCCATCTTCGCGAGGAGCGCCGGGTTGCGGAATCCGACGGGGGTCACGAGCGTGCCGAGCTCGACCCGCGAGGTCAGCGCGCCGACCGCGGCGAGCGCGGTCCATGCCTCGAGGATCGGCAGGTTCGGCATCGGCACGCCGTAGAGGTGATCGTTGAACCACACGGAGTCGAATCCGAGCTCGTCGAGCGCGCGCGCGGCGGCCGCCGTGTCCGCCCAGGGGCGCTTGATCTGCGGCAGCGTGACTCCGAAATGCACCTTGGCCATGGCGTCGCCTCCTCGCCGGCGCGACTACCACGCCGGCTCCGCGCCCGCGAGCGACGGCGCCGCGGACCGCCGCCGCGGCGCAAGCGGGGTATCGCGGTCAGAGCCAGCTGCGCGGGATCGGCAGGGCGTCGCGGAGCCGCATGTACCAGCGGAGCGCGCTCCCGATCAGGCGGTGGTTGTCGAAGCCTCGCACGCGGACGGGCTCGAACGTGATCAGCGAGAGCCCCGTCTTGCGATTCTCCTCGGCCGTCATGCGCTCGTACTCGCGGCCTCCGAGACGGCCGAAGTAGTGCGTCGCGAGCCAGGAGCCGACGCCGCCTTCGAGCGGCGCGTCCGCGAGCGTCACCTCGCCGTCGATGATGACGGCCCGATAGGGAGGGATCTCGTCCTGGATGGTCAGGCAGGCGCGCTTCGCGCGGCCGAGGGCTTTGGCCTTCGGCGACGTGGTCGCGGTCACCATGAAGAAGCGGCCGTCGCGGTACTGGTACCAGATCGGGGCCTGCGCCGGCGTCCCGTCGCGCTTTACGTACGACAGGACGGCGATGCGCGGCGCCGCGACGAAACGCTCGAGGTCGCCCGGCGCGAAGGCGGGTTGCGGGCCCATGGCTTGGAACGTCAGGTCGGTGAGCTTCATGCCGGTCGAATAGGTCGTTGACCAAGTCTAGTCAACGGCCTAGGAATGCGGCCGTGCCGCCACGGGTGCCCCCGCGGAAAGGAGAGGCGCGCCGCGCCGAGATCCTCGGCGCCGCGCGCGCCGTGCTCGTCGACGAGGGCCTCGATCGTTTCGTGCTGCGCGAGATCGCCGCCCGGGTCGGGCTCGTGCTCGGGAATCTCCAGTACTACTACGCCACGCGCGACGATCTCCTCGAGGCGGTCGTGCGCGCCGAGTTCGCGCGCAACCAGGCGGAGGTGGCGGCGATCGCCGCCGGGCGCGGCGCGGCCACGGGGCGTCTCGCGGCCATCACGCGCCACCTGATCGACGTGTGGGCGCGCTCGGGTGGCCGCGTCTACGCCGCCATGTCGCTCCTGGCGCTGCACCAGCCGCGCTTCCGGGCGCTCCATCGCGAGATCTACCTCGCGTTCTACGAGAGCCTGTTGCCGGTATTGCGCGAGATCCGCCCGGACGCCCGGCGCCCCGAGCTCCTCGGCGTGGCGCGGCTCGTGGCGACGCTCATCGACGGCGCGCTCGTGCAGGTGCCCGGCCGCGGGTTCGCGGCCGACGCCGTCGCGGCCGCCGTTCGCCTCGCCGCACCGCCGGACGACCCGCCGCCGCGCGGCTAGGGGCCTACGATCTCGGCGACCCGCGCGGCGACTCGCTCCGTCGCGTCGTGGCCGGCGGTCCCGCTCACCGCTGCTCGATCGGCGGCGGCGTTCCTCCCTGCCGCTTCACGACGTTCATCGCGAGTGCCAGCATCGAGGACACGTCGCTCAACGTCGACGGCACGACGAGCGTGTTGCCCTCCTTCGCGAGCTTGCCGAACTCGTGCACGTACTGTTCGGCGACGCGCAGCTGCACCGCCTCGAAACCACCCGGCACTTGGATCGCGGCCGCCACCTGGCGGATGCCGTCGGCGGTCGCCTGCGCGACGGAGCGGATCGCGTCGGCCTCGCCTTCGGCCTCGTTGATCTGCTGCTGCTTCTTCGCCTCGGACTGCTTGATCTCCTGCTGCTTGTGACCTTCGGCGGTGTTGATGAGGGCGTCGCGTTCGCCCTCGGACTTCAGGATCGAGGCGCGCTTTTCGCGCTCGGCGCGCATCTGCTTCTCCATCGCTTCGAGCACGCCCTGCGGCGGCTTGATGTTCTTGATCTCGTAGCGCAGGACCTTCACGCCCCACGCCTCGGACGCTTTGTCGATCTCGGTGACGACGGCCTGGTTGATGTGGGTGCGCTCCTCGAAGGTGCGGTCGAGGTCGAGCTTGCCGATCTCGCTCCGGAGCGTGGTCTGCGCGAGCTGGATCAGCGCGAACGGCAGGTTGGCGATGCCGTACGACGCGCGCTCGGCGTCGACGATCTTCATGTAGAGCACGCCGTCGACCCCGACCATCACGTTGTCGCGCGTGATGCACTCTTGCTCCGGAATGTCGATCGCGTCCTCCTTCAGGTTGTGGCGGTAGCGGATGACGTAGATGAACGGGATCAGGATGTGGAAGCCGGCGCCGAGCGTGCTGTTGTACTGCCCGAGCCGTTCGACCACGTACGCCGACTGCTGCGGCACGACGATCGCGACGCGCGAGATCACGTAGAAGACGGCCGCCGCCAACAGCAACACCACCAACAATGCACCCGACATGTTCGTCCTCCTCTATTCCGGCTGAAGCCAGAGCGTGAGCCCGTCGATGCGATGGACGCGGCAACGCGTCCCGCGTGCGATCGCCGCGCCGTCGACGCCGCGGGCGCTCCACGTCGTGCCGCGGAGCTCTGCCCGTCCGACGCCGTTCGCCGGCACGTCCTCGATGACGGTCGCGGTCTCGCGCCGCAGATCGTCGACCGCGGGAGCCGGCCCGCCGCCGCCGGCTCGGCTGAGCGTGCGCTGGAACAGAACGAGCGCCGCCACCGACACGAGCGAGAACGCGAGCCACTCGAGCCACGGCGCCGCGATCAAGCCGAAGCCGGTGAGCGCCCCGACGACGAGCCCGCCGACGCCGAACGCGAGCAGGAAGAAGTTCGTCGGGATCTGCGCTTCGGCGATCGCGAGGGCGAGGCCGAGGACCATCCACATCCACCACGCCATGCCGGCGGTTCTGTCACGGAAGGTCGGGCGAAGTCCACAAGAGACGCGCTCGAAGGAAGCAGTTGCGATGAACCAAAAATCTGGTCTAAATAGACCATATGCCGAAGCCTGCTACGGTCAGTCTTTACGAGGCGAAGACCCAGCTGTCCCGTCTCGTCGAGCGGGCATCCCGTGGCGACGAAGTGGTGATCACTCGGCATGGACGTCCCGTGGCCCGCTTGGTCGCAGCCAGGCCCATGCGAAAGCCGCGAAAGCTCGGCACCCTCCGGGGAAAGATTCGCGTCGCCAAGGACTTCGATGCTCCCCTCCCCGACGAGATCCAGGCTCTCTTCGAAGGCCGCGGCTCGTGAGCGTCGGCCTCCTGCTCGATACCCATGCGCTGATCTGGGCGCTGAGTGCGCCGCGCCGATTGCCGACACGGCTGGCGAAGCTTCTCGTCGATCCCGAGACCGACGTGCACCTGAGCGCGGTGTCGACCTGGGAGATCGCCATCAAAGCGGCGCTCGGCAAGATCGACGCGGAGCTGCCCGCGATCGTCCAGGCCGCGCGCGGGGCGCAATTCGAAGAGCTGCCGATCGCCGTCTCCGACACGGTTCGCGTCCTGTCCCTGCCGAGCATCCATCGCGACCCGTTCGATCGGCTCTTGGTCGCCCAGGCGCTCGAGAACGACCTGATCCTGGCGACACACGACCCCATCGTGGCGCGCTACCCTGTCCCCGTGCTATGGGACACCTGACCGTACGCGGACGGTGAATCGCACGATGGTCCCACCCGGCTTGACCCGCCGGCCCTGATTGCCGATGGTCCGCGCCATGGCGCGCGTCGAGTTCTTCTACGACTACTCGAGTCCGTGGACGTATCTCGCGTTCACGCGGATCGAGGCGCTCTGCCGCCGTGCCGGCGCGGAGCTGGTGTGGCGGCCGATGCTCGTCGGCGGCATCTTCAATACCGTGAATCCGTCGGTGTACGAGCAGCGCGCGCACCCGGTGCCGGCGAAGGCGCGCTACATGGCGAAGGACCTGCTCGACTGGGCGCGTCTCTACGATCTCGACCTCACGTTCCCGCCGACGGTGTTTCCGGTGAACTCGGTGAAGGCGCTCCGCGGCGCGCTGGTGGCGCTGGAACATGATCGCATCGGTCCCTACAGCGCGCGTGTCTTCCAGGCCTACTTCGGGGAGGACCGTGACATCAGCCAGGAGGCGGTGCTGCGCCCGATCGTCACCGCGGTCGGTCTCGATGCCGACGCCTTCTTCGCTGCGATCGCGACGCCGGCGTACAAGGACCGCATCCGCGCCAATACTGACGAGTGCGTGCAGCGTGGCGGCTTCGGCTCGCCGACGATGTTCGTGGGCGACGACATGTACTTCGGCAACGACCGGCTCGGCCTTCTCGAGGCGGCGCTCGCCCGCGCGACGCGCTGACGCCGAACGGCCGCTGGATGCCTCGGCCGCGTTGCGGGACCATCGGGCCGTTGGTAGCGTCGCCGCTCACCCTACGGGTCGCGCGGCCCGCGTGGGCGTTCGTGTATGCAGCCGCTCCCCCACGAAGAAGGATCATCGCTCCGCGACGCCGTCCGGCGCGCCTCGACGACGCGCGCGGGCGAACGGCTGCGCGTCGAAGGGCTCCGCGGCGGTGCGCGCGCGTTCCTGATCGCGGAGGCCCATCGCGCCGCGCCGTCCCCGTACGTCGTGCTGGCGGCGGGCGCCGCCGAGGCGGAGGCGCTCGCGAGCGACCTCGCGCTCTTCCTCGGCGAGGATCACGCGGTCGGCGGGCTCGAGCGGCGGGTGCACGCCTTCCCGGCGTGGGACGTGCCGGCGTTCGAGCCGGTGTCGCCGCCGGCGGCGGTCGTGCACGACCGCATGCGGACGCTCTTCCACCTGATCCACGGCCGCGATCCGATCGTCGTGACGACGCCCGAGGCGGTGATGCAGCGCCTGCTGCCGCGCGCGGTCGTGAAGCAGGCGATGCGCTACCTGGTCGAAGGCGACGAGGTCGACGTCGCCGAGCTGACGCAGCACCTGATCGACTGGGGCTATCTGCGGGTGCCGGTCGTCGAGGACATCGGCGAGTTCAGCGTCCGCGGCGGCCTCGTCGACGTGTTCACTCCGCTCGACGCCGAGCCGTTCCGCCTCGAGCTCGACGGCGACCGCATCGAGAGCCTCCGCACGTTCGACCCCGACACCCAGCGCTCGTCGGGGCAGCGCGAGGAGGTCGTGCTCGTGCCGGTGCGCGAGGCGTCGCTCGCCGATCTCCGCGCTCCCGAGGCGCGCCGCGCCGTCGAGAACCGCGCCATCGAGATCGAGATGCCGCGCCTCGACCGCAACGCCATGAGCGACGCGCTCGAGAACGGGCTCTTCTTCCCCGGCGTCGAGTTTGTCGCGTCCTACGTCTACCCGGAGGGGCTGGCGACGCTCTTCGACTACCTGCCCGCCGACGTGCGCCTCTGGATCGACGACCCGGCCGGCGTCGAGAGCGCGTGGGACGCGGCGTGGGAGCTCGTGCAGGAGCGCGCGCGCGAGGCCGAGTCGGCGCGGCGGTTCTTCGCTCTCGCCGAGCGCTTCGCGATGTCGGCGCACGCGGTGCGCGAGGCGCTGCGGCCGCTGCCGACGGTCGAGCTCGATCCGTTGGTCGGGCTCGCCGGCACGGCCGGACATCTGCGCGTATCCTGCTACACGCTCGCCGACCTCGCCGCGGCGCGCGCGCAGGCCGCGGCGGGAAGCCGGGACGCGGAAGGCCAGCGCTCGGCCGCCCCCAGCATGCGCCCTGTCGCCGACCGCATCCGCGAGTGGAGCGCCGAAGGCCGGCGCGTCTTCGTGGTCGTGCACGGAGCGGGGCAGCGCACGCGCCTCCACGGGCTCCTGGCCGCCAACGGCGTCGACGTCGCGTCGACCGGCGAGCCGCTCCCGAAGCTCCTCGCGGAGCGCGGCGGTCCGCCCCTCATGCTCGAAGGCTCGCTCACGCAGGGGTTCCGACTGCCGACGGAGCCCTGGGTCTTCGTCGGCGAGGAGGAGATCTTCGGCGAGCGCCGCCAGCAGCGCCGCATCCGCAAGGTGAGCGCGGCCGACGTGCTCTCGAGCCTCGCCGAGCTCAAGGCGGGCGACTTCGTCGTGCATGTCGACCACGGCATCGGACTCTACCGGGGCCTCAAGCACATGAGCGTCGCCGACATCGAGGGCGACTTCCTCCACCTCGAGTACCAGGGCGGCGACCGCATGTACGTGCCGGTCGACCGCATCAACCTCGTCGGCAAGTACATCGGCGGCGGCGACGGCGCGGAGCCGGCGCTCGACAAGCTCGGCGGCACCGCGTGGGAGCGCGTCAAGGCGAAGACGAAGGAAGCGCTCCTCTCGATGGCGCGCGAGCTCGTCGAGATCGGCGCCAAGCGCCAGGTGCTCGCCGGGCAGAGTTTCGAGAGCGGCGACCCGCTCTTCCAGGAGTTCGAGGCGCGCTTCCCGTTCGACGAGACGCCCGACCAGCAGAAGGCGATCGGCGACGTGCTCGCCGACCTCGGGAGCGACAAGCCGATGGACCGGCTGGTGTGCGGCGACGTCGGCTTCGGCAAGACCGAGGTCGCGATGCGCGCCGCCTTCGCGGTTGTCATGGCGGGCAGGCAGGTCGCCGTGCTCGTGCCGACGACCGTGCTCGCGCAGCAGCACTACGACACGATGTGCAAGCGCTTCGACGGCTACCCGGTGAAGGTCGAGATGCTCTCGCGCTTCCGCTCCAACACCGACAACAAGGCGATCATCAAGGGGCTCGCCGACGGCACCGTCGACGTGGTGGTCGGCACCCACCGCCTCTTGCAGAAGGACGTGTCGGTGGCGCGGCTCGGGCTCCTCGTCATCGACGAGGAGCACCGCTTCGGTGTGAAGGACAAGGAGCGCATCAAGGCCCTTCGGGCGACCGTCGACGTGCTGACGCTCACCGCGACGCCGATCCCGCGCACGCTGCAGATGGCGCTCACCGGCATCCGCGACCTCTCGGTCATCGAGAGCCCGCCCGTCGACCGCCTCGCGATCCGCACCTACGTCACCAAGGCCGACGACCACGTGATCCGCGAGGCGATCCTCCGCGAGCTCCGGCGCGGCGGCCAGGTATTCTTCGTCCACAACCGGGTGGACTCGATCGAGCGCCAGGCGGCGCACGTGAAGGAGCTCGTGCCGGAGGCGACCGTCATCGTCGGCCACGGCCAGATGGGCGAGCGCCAGCTCGAGCAGGTGATGGACGACTTCATCCACCAGCGCGCCAACGTGCTGGTGTGCTCGACCATCATCGAGTCCGGCCTCGACATCCCACGCGCCAACACGATCCTCATCAATCGGGCGGATACTCTCGGCTTGGCGCAGCTGTACCAGCTACGCGGGCGGGTCGGACGCTCGAACGTCCGCGCCTACGCCTATCTCTTGATACCCGGCGAGCACATGATCGGCACCGACGCCCACAAGCGCCTCGAGGCGCTGCAGGAGCTCGACGAGCTGGGCGGCGGGTTCAGGTTGGCGGCGCACGACCTCGAGATCCGCGGTGCCGGCAACATGCTCGGGAAGCAGCAGAGCGGCAACATCACCGCCGTCGGCTTCGAGCTCTATACCCAGATGATGGAGGAGGCCGTCCGCGAAGTGCAGGGCGAGACCATCACGAAGGACGTCGAGCCGGAGATCCAGCTCGGCTTCCCGGCGTACATTCCCGATTCGTACGTGCAGGACGTGAACCAGCGGCTCGTCCTCTACAAGCGCCTCGCCGGCTTCAAGACGGCCGACGAGCTCGCCGCGCTCGTCGACGAGATGGTCGACCGTTTCGGCGAGCTGCCGCCGCTGGTCGACAGCCTGATCCGGGTGATGGAGCTGCGGCGCTGCTTCAAGGACCTGCTGATCACCGCGGCGCGCGTCCGCGGCGAGCAGATCGTCCTCGAGTTCCATCCCGAGACCCCCGTCCACATCGACTACATCCTGGCGCTGCAGAAGAAGATGAAGGACCGGGTGAAGGTCTTCCCCGACGCGCGCGTCGGCTATCGCCCGCTCGCCAGGGACGCAGACGGGCTCGTGGCGGAGCTCCAGGACCTTTGCGCTCGGCTGCGCTAGCCCCCGCATTCGGTCCAGTCGAGGCTCGATCTGCCGGCAGTGAAGGTTCACGACGAACGAAAGCGCGGGGGCTAGCGGAGCGGACCCCGGTCGGTCGTCGGAACACCCGGGCGGCGGGCGAATTTCCATCTGTTCGCCGCGCCCGGCGGGTGTCAAAACGGTCTGGAGGCCAGCGATGACCGTCGACATGTGGATGACGCGCGATCCCGTGACGATCGCTCCGACCATGGCGATCTCCGCGGCGGCGCGGCTGATGGCACGGCACAGGATCCGCCGGCTGGTGGTGGTGGACGCGGAGCATAGGGTCGTCGGGGTGGTCTCCGCAGGCGACGTCGCGCGCGCGTTTCCCGCCGACTTGAACCCGGCGTCCGCGGTGGTGACCGATCGGTCCGTGCCGGAGCCGGTGTCGAGCATCATGGCGCGGGCGGTCCGCACCGTGGCGTCCGGCGCCGCGATGGAAGACGCGGCGCGGCTGCTGCGCACCTATAAGATCGGCGCGGTGCCGGTCGTGCAGGGCGCGCGCCTCGCCGGCATCATCACCGAGTCCGATCTCTTCCGCGCGCTCGTCGAGATGAGCGACCCGACCGAGCCGAGCGTCCGCATCACCTTCGAGCTCGACGAGGCCGAGGACGTCGTCGGCACGATGCTGCAGGTGTGCGGCGGTCGCGACGCCCGCATCGCGAGCCTCTTCTCGTTCCACCACCGCGACGCGCGGACGGGCGATCGGCGGCGCCTCGGCGTGATGCGCATCGCGGGCGACGTGCCGGAGGCCGTCGTCGAAGCGATCTGGAAATCGCGCCACCGCGTGCTCTCGGTCGTGCGCCGTGCGGCGAGCGACGACGACGGGGACGCTACGGGGCGGTGACAGTCATCGGCGCGGCGCCGCCGGTCGCGGTCGACCGCGTCCATGCGCCGCTCATCGCGCCGTCCTCAGCCCTTGCCGGGGCCGAGGCCCTCTTCGAGGACACGGCGGAAGCGCGGCGGCCGCTTCTCGAGGAACGCCGTGACCGCCTCCTTGTGCTCGGGGCTCTTCCAGCACTCGCGCAGCAGCACGCTCTCGCGCTCCTGCACGGAGGACAGGTCGGTCGCGCTGCCGTTCTCGGTGAGGAGCCGCTTGATCATGCGGAGCTGCGGATCGGGGTTGGCGGCGAAGCCCTCGGCGATCGCGCAGGCCTTCGGCAGGAGATCGTCCGCGCTCGTGAGCACGTCGACCAGCCCCGCCTGGTGCGCTTCGACCGCGGAGTAGATGCGGCCCGAGAGGCACATCTCGCTCGCGCGTCCGAACCCCATGCGCTGCACGAGGAAATGCGTGCTCGCGAGCTCCGGCACGAGCCCGACCTTGATGAAGAGCATGCCGAGCTTCGCCTGGTCGGAGGCGACGATCACGTCGAAGGGTAGGATCATGGTCATGCCGATCCCGACGGCGGCGCCGTTCACGGCGGCGACGAGGGGCTTGGCGGCGCGCGCCATCGCGACCCAGTCGAGTCCGGCGGGCATGCCGCCCTGGCCTTCGGCCGTGTCGCCGCCGGGGTCGGTGCCCTCGATGCGGGTCTTGAACGTCGCTTCCATGTCGGCGCCGGCGCAAAAGCCGCGTCCGGCGCCCGTCATGACGATCGCGCCGATCGCCGGGTCGGCGTTGGCGCGCGCGATCGCGTCGGCCTGCTCCGCGCCCATGCGGGGGGTCCAGGCGTTCAGCTTCTCGGGTCGCGCCAGGGTGACGAGCGCCACCGCGCCGCGGGTTTCGTACGTGATCTGTTCGTAGGTCATGGCGGGCCTCCTCCCACGTAGGCGCGCAACAGCGCGAAGACGACGACGCCCGTCACCGAGACGTACAACCAGACGGGAAAGGTGAGGCGCGCGACGCCGCGATGGCGGTCGAAGCGCCCGGTCGCCGCCCAGAAGAGCGTCGAGAGGATCATCGGGAGCGCGACGACCGAGAGTCCGATGTGGCTCACGAGCACGAAGAAGTAGACCGGACGGATCCAGCCCTGGCCGGGAAAGCGCGTGTCGCCGTGGAATGCGTGGTAGACGACGTAGCTCGCGAGGAAGAGCGTCGAGAACGCGACCGCCGCGAGCATGGCGCGCTTGTGAGCCGCGCGCCGTCCGCGCCTGATGCTCCGCCAGCCGGTGAAGAGCGCGAGGGCGCTGCAGCTGTTGAAGAAGGCGTTCGCCGCGGGCAGCAGGTCGATCCATGGCGGCGCCGGTGCGCGCGTCGTCTTCAGGTAGATCAGCCAGACGAGAAAGCCCGTGATCGTCGCCGAGAGCGGCAGGATCAAGACCAGCGGACGGCGTTCGACGAGGGCCGTGTTCATGGCGCCCGCGTTCAGACGTGCTTCAGGACTTCCTCGGCGAGCCGCTGCTGGGTGCGCGAATCGATGCTGCCGCCGAAGAGCACCTGCGACACGTCCCAGTCGCGGACGCGGCGTTTGAGCTCGGCGACGCACTCCTCCGGGGTGCCGACCAGCGCCATCGGCGAGCGCATCATGCCTTCGGGCGTCAAGTTGAACATTGGCGCCATCCCCTCGACCGTGGCGCGCGTCGCGGCGGGCGAGTCGGTGAGGATCGTCGTGAAGATCATGTTGCTGATGCGGATCTTCTTGCCGTCGCGGCCGTGGCGCGCGGCCTCGTCGCGCAGGAACTTCACCTTGGAGGTGAAGGCGTCGTCGGTGAGCTTGGCGACGTTCTCGAGCTTGATGTACCCGGGCTTCCCGGCGTCGGCGATGATGTTCACGACGTCGGCGTGCTTGGCGGCGACCCGCAGCAGGCCCCTGCCGCCGCCCCCGAGGAGGATCGGCGGCGTCGGCTGCTGCACGGTCTTCGGGAACAGGATGCAGCCGTCGAGCCGGTAGAACTCCCCGGCGAAGTCCGTTTCCTCCTTCGACCAGAGCGAGCGCATGCAGGTGAGCGCCTCGTCGAGCATGCGGATGCGGGTCGTGATGTCCGGATACGGCATGCCCGTCATCCTGAACTCGCGCTCGGTCCAGCCGGTGCCGAGCCCCGCGACGATGCGCCCTCCGCTCAACTGGTCGAGCGAGGCGAGGCTCTGCGCCGTGATGGCGGGGTGGCGGAAGAGGTTGCAGAGCACGAGGTGGCCGACCCGCGCCTTCTTCGTCGCCTCGGCGATGACGGCGATCATGATCATCGGGTCGTAGGAAAGGTTCTTCGGGTCGAAGCTCTTCTCGGGCCCCTCCATCACGATGTGGTCGGGCACCGTGACCACGGTATAGCCCTGCCCCTCCGCCGCTTGCGCGCGGTCGCGGAGTTGGGAGAAGTCGAGGTTCGCGAGCTGGACGCCGTATTCCATGGGATCTCCTTCGAGGCTCGATCGTGGACGGGTTATGGCACGGCGGGTCGTTGAGGCAAGGCGGCGTCGGCGGCTATCTTCGGCGCGTCCGATTCCGGTCACGAAAGGAGATCCCCATGACCGTTGACCGTTCCGCTTTCCGCCGCGCCATCGAGCGCCACAGCCTCGAGGACCTGATCGCGCTTTTCCGCGAGGACGCCGTTCTCCACAGCCCGATCACCTTCCAGCCGTTCGAAGGCAAGGCCGCCGCTCGGCGCCTCCTCGGCATCATCTTCGAGGTGTTCGAGGATTTCCGGTATACCGACGAGCTCGATGCCGCCGACGGGAAGACGAAGGTGCTCGTCTTCCGGACGCGCGTGAAGGGCCGCGACGTCGAGGGCATCGACCTCGTCCGCTTCGACGAGGCCGGCATGGTGCGCGATCTGACCGTCATGGTGCGGCCGCGCTCGGGCATGGAGCGGCTTCTCGCCGAGGTGCAGCCCCGGCTCATGGCCGCCCTCGCGGCGGACGCGGCGGGCTGACCGCTGCGGGCGCGAGGGGGCCGCGCTTTTCCCCCTGCCCGACCTCCGCTAAGGTCCGCCGATGCTCATGAGGTCCACATCGTTCGCGGGCGTCGTCGCGCTCGCGCTCGCCGCCGTCACGGCGGCCGGGGCGCGCGCCGAGACGCTCAACCGCATCGTCGCTACGATCGACGGCGAGCCCATCACCCAGGTCGAGCTCGAGCGCTACGCGGAGGTCGTCAAGAAGCGGCCGGGCGGCGATCAGGTCACCGACCAGAAGGTGATCCTCGACGAGCTGATCCTCGACAAGATCATCCAGAAGCAGGTCGAGATCCTCGGCCTCAAGGCGAGCGACCAGCAGATCGACAACTACATCGAGTCCATCCGGGCCCGGAACAACCTGACCGAGGAGCAGCTGCTCGAGGCGCTCAAGCAGCAGGGCATGACCTGGGACCAGTACCGCGCGCAGGTGCGCTCCGACATCGAGCGCGCGAACCTCATCAATCGCGAGATCCGCACCAAGGTGAACGTATCGCCCGAGGAGGTCGAGCGCTACTACAAGGCGCACCTCGACGAGTACGGCGCGTCGCAGAACGTGACCGCGCGGCTGATCTCCTTCACGGTTCCGCGCGACGCGAGCGACGAGGACAAGGCGGCGATCCGCGCCAAGGCCGAGGAGGTGCAGAAGCGCGCGGCGGACGGCGGCAATTTCGCGAAGCTCGCCAAGGAGTATTCGCAGGGGCCGGCGGCGGAGGAGGGCGGCGACATCGGCGAGGTCGTGCCCGACGAGATGCAGCCGGAGTTCGCCAAGGCGGCGAAGAAGCTCGCGCCGGGTG is drawn from Deltaproteobacteria bacterium and contains these coding sequences:
- a CDS encoding peptidylprolyl isomerase is translated as MLMRSTSFAGVVALALAAVTAAGARAETLNRIVATIDGEPITQVELERYAEVVKKRPGGDQVTDQKVILDELILDKIIQKQVEILGLKASDQQIDNYIESIRARNNLTEEQLLEALKQQGMTWDQYRAQVRSDIERANLINREIRTKVNVSPEEVERYYKAHLDEYGASQNVTARLISFTVPRDASDEDKAAIRAKAEEVQKRAADGGNFAKLAKEYSQGPAAEEGGDIGEVVPDEMQPEFAKAAKKLAPGEVSPLIVTPDGFHILKIEKASGEMHRPLSEVGDEIKEKLYKEAMESRYDRWLNQDLRSRHHVETFL